The following are from one region of the Microbacterium sp. cx-55 genome:
- a CDS encoding helix-turn-helix domain-containing protein, whose translation MARHTDPDEARAVETLGAAVREARRRLGLSVQALSEKAGVSFGLVSQLERGMGNPSLQSIHRLAAALGVPAGQLLDEPVGELAVVTAAKRHVMPPAADIPLSAQATRELLTPRGESMLQLIRSTLPPGFSNEPHPFRHIGTETVTVESGVLIVAQGDRRVELNAGDTVTYGCSEAHWWANGYDGVTVVVGAVTPFER comes from the coding sequence ATGGCCCGACACACCGACCCCGACGAGGCGCGCGCCGTCGAGACCCTCGGCGCGGCGGTCCGCGAGGCACGCCGTCGCCTCGGTCTGAGCGTGCAGGCGCTCTCGGAGAAGGCGGGCGTGAGCTTCGGACTCGTGAGCCAGCTCGAGCGCGGCATGGGAAATCCCTCGCTGCAGTCCATTCATCGGCTCGCTGCTGCCCTCGGCGTTCCGGCCGGGCAGCTGCTGGACGAACCCGTGGGTGAGCTCGCGGTCGTGACGGCAGCCAAACGCCATGTCATGCCGCCCGCCGCCGACATCCCGCTCTCGGCCCAGGCGACGCGAGAGCTGCTGACCCCGCGGGGTGAGTCGATGCTGCAGCTCATCCGCTCCACTCTTCCGCCGGGCTTCAGCAATGAGCCGCATCCGTTCCGTCACATCGGCACCGAGACGGTGACGGTGGAAAGCGGCGTGCTGATCGTTGCGCAGGGCGATCGGCGTGTGGAGCTGAACGCGGGCGACACCGTGACGTACGGATGCTCGGAGGCCCACTGGTGGGCGAA
- a CDS encoding LacI family DNA-binding transcriptional regulator: protein MRAHAPRNSNFHPVKCGGNTTRPQEPEDRRSRRIDSVCKRIARSASGGEMDAQRKRRPTMQQIARIAGVSVTTVSHVLSGNRPVSPRTAERVNAVIQRYDYVPVSAARRLKNGRGGLIALVVPDLTISYFAHVAKGVERAAEAAGLGVIICSVSLNAPRRHLDLVREGTVDGIVHLAYNQQLDREIVALSADYPVVIADEELPDTTTIPTVTADNLHGGRLIGEHLASLGHRRALVIAGPESLVSSSQRVVGVREKLPKALVLRGEFTADAGYRLVDEALASGLRFTCIAAANDDQALGALRRLREAGIDVPGDMSITGFDDGAVADAVGLTTVRQPAVDMGVRACELLIEKIQEMSSASEKPMPASIEMLPVELIVRRTTGPAPKQ from the coding sequence ATGCGGGCGCATGCGCCGCGAAACAGTAACTTCCACCCGGTGAAATGCGGGGGAAACACCACGCGCCCGCAAGAGCCGGAGGATCGTCGATCCCGCCGGATAGACTCGGTGTGCAAACGGATTGCACGATCAGCCAGTGGGGGCGAGATGGACGCGCAACGAAAACGCCGACCGACGATGCAGCAGATCGCGCGCATCGCCGGGGTGAGTGTGACGACGGTGTCTCACGTTCTGTCCGGCAACCGACCCGTCAGCCCGCGCACGGCAGAGCGGGTGAACGCCGTGATCCAGCGCTACGACTACGTTCCGGTGTCGGCCGCGCGGCGGCTGAAGAACGGTCGCGGCGGACTCATCGCCCTCGTCGTTCCCGACCTCACGATCTCCTACTTCGCGCACGTCGCGAAGGGGGTCGAGCGGGCGGCCGAGGCGGCCGGGCTCGGCGTCATCATCTGCAGCGTGTCGCTGAACGCTCCGCGCCGTCACCTGGATCTCGTGCGCGAGGGCACGGTCGACGGCATCGTGCACCTCGCCTACAACCAGCAGCTCGACCGCGAGATCGTCGCGCTCTCGGCCGACTACCCGGTCGTCATCGCCGACGAGGAGCTGCCCGACACGACCACCATCCCGACGGTCACCGCCGACAACCTGCACGGCGGGCGGCTCATCGGCGAGCACCTCGCGTCTCTGGGGCACCGGAGGGCGCTCGTCATCGCCGGGCCGGAATCGCTGGTGTCGTCGTCGCAGCGGGTCGTCGGCGTGCGGGAGAAGCTGCCGAAGGCGCTCGTTCTCCGGGGAGAATTCACCGCTGACGCCGGCTACCGGCTCGTCGACGAAGCGCTCGCGAGCGGGCTGCGGTTCACGTGCATCGCCGCGGCCAACGACGACCAGGCCCTGGGAGCCCTGCGGCGCCTGCGGGAAGCGGGGATCGATGTGCCGGGCGACATGTCGATAACTGGATTCGACGATGGAGCAGTGGCGGATGCGGTGGGCCTCACCACGGTTCGCCAGCCCGCGGTCGACATGGGTGTGCGCGCCTGCGAGCTGCTGATCGAGAAGATTCAGGAGATGAGCTCCGCATCCGAGAAGCCGATGCCCGCCTCGATCGAGATGCTCCCGGTCGAGTTGATCGTGCGCCGCACGACGGGCCCGGCCCCGAAGCAGTAG
- a CDS encoding ABC transporter permease, translating to MKDLDLARAAQRVSVPVVAVIVALIIGAALIAVSGASPVEAIGAIGQAAFTCAPQFCNFATVLTTAAPLIMTALGAVMVLRAGLFSIGQEGQYAMGGLVAVAIGYMVPLPGVIHPIVALLGGAIAGALVGIVPALFRVYLGANELIVSIIVNSMIALLLSFLVNYPMREAGASTSFTPQIDETARLAIFDPATKLGMNIVIALVFVVLTYIYMSRTTWGYEQRMAGEAPVFARYSGMRTRTAVIRAAALGGALAGIGGGIQVLGMNYRVIDGFMDGTGFNGLTAAILGGTTVIGSGIAAIVFASISIGAINGLQILMGIPREIGSVILAFMIVLVAVQTPLAHRLELWLSKRRGAKEIERRAAEKPPIDEPDDGAETPPVSASTAPESTSDGAR from the coding sequence ATGAAAGATCTGGATTTGGCCCGCGCGGCACAGCGCGTATCGGTGCCGGTCGTTGCGGTGATCGTGGCCTTGATCATCGGTGCGGCGCTGATCGCCGTGTCCGGTGCCTCCCCCGTCGAGGCGATCGGCGCGATCGGGCAGGCGGCCTTCACCTGCGCGCCGCAGTTCTGCAACTTCGCGACCGTGCTGACCACGGCGGCGCCGCTGATCATGACCGCCCTCGGCGCCGTGATGGTGCTTCGCGCGGGGCTGTTCAGCATCGGCCAGGAGGGCCAGTACGCGATGGGCGGCCTCGTCGCCGTCGCGATCGGCTACATGGTTCCGCTGCCCGGCGTCATCCACCCCATCGTGGCGCTGCTCGGCGGCGCGATCGCCGGCGCTCTCGTGGGCATCGTTCCGGCACTGTTCCGGGTCTACCTCGGCGCGAACGAACTGATCGTCAGCATCATCGTCAACTCGATGATCGCGCTGCTGCTGTCGTTCCTCGTGAACTACCCGATGCGCGAGGCCGGAGCGAGCACCTCGTTCACCCCGCAGATCGATGAGACCGCACGACTCGCGATCTTCGACCCGGCCACGAAGCTGGGCATGAACATCGTCATCGCGCTCGTCTTCGTCGTGCTCACCTACATCTACATGAGCCGCACGACCTGGGGCTATGAACAGCGGATGGCGGGCGAGGCGCCCGTGTTCGCGAGGTACTCCGGGATGCGAACGCGCACGGCCGTGATCCGCGCCGCAGCGCTGGGCGGCGCGCTCGCCGGCATCGGCGGCGGCATCCAGGTGCTCGGCATGAACTACCGCGTCATCGACGGGTTCATGGACGGCACCGGCTTCAACGGCCTCACCGCGGCGATCCTCGGTGGAACGACCGTCATCGGGTCCGGCATCGCGGCGATCGTCTTCGCCTCGATCTCGATCGGCGCGATCAACGGCCTGCAGATCCTGATGGGCATCCCGCGCGAGATCGGTTCGGTGATCCTCGCCTTCATGATCGTGCTCGTCGCCGTGCAGACTCCACTCGCGCACCGGCTCGAGCTGTGGCTGAGCAAACGACGCGGCGCGAAGGAGATCGAGCGACGGGCGGCGGAGAAACCACCGATCGACGAGCCGGATGACGGCGCGGAGACACCGCCGGTGTCCGCATCCACCGCCCCCGAATCGACCTCGGATGGAGCTCGCTGA
- a CDS encoding ABC transporter permease produces MDFLSSFLTPEMFSNGVRLTTPILFGAIASALSSRAGVLNLAIEAKMLVGAFVGLIALSMSGSSIVAVIAAAFAGGLTGAMMAGAHRIGVDLIIFAIGLNMLFLELSVFLMRVLFGGTGVWKPDVSTLPNIQIPILSDIPVISTMFSGYNGLVYLAFLLAIVYGLLFKFRSGRHLLAVGESPAAALSAGVSVTKVQTWSLVGAGAIAALGGAFLTVGELGLFARDMTEGAGWIAITAALLAMNRPIFIVPAALLFGFSDAVAIRLQSTTDLPNAVVQGIPMIATLAVLGIVGYRGVRRAQSYRASRTTRKLRVKTA; encoded by the coding sequence ATGGACTTCCTCTCCTCCTTCCTCACGCCCGAGATGTTCTCGAACGGCGTGCGCCTCACGACGCCGATCCTCTTCGGGGCGATCGCGTCCGCCCTCAGCTCGCGCGCGGGCGTGCTGAACCTCGCGATCGAGGCGAAGATGCTCGTCGGCGCCTTCGTCGGCCTGATCGCGCTATCGATGTCGGGATCGTCGATCGTCGCGGTGATCGCCGCAGCCTTCGCCGGCGGCCTTACCGGCGCCATGATGGCGGGCGCCCACCGCATCGGCGTAGACCTCATCATCTTCGCGATCGGGCTGAACATGCTCTTCCTCGAGCTGTCGGTGTTCCTCATGCGCGTGCTCTTCGGCGGCACCGGCGTATGGAAGCCCGACGTGTCCACGCTGCCGAACATCCAGATCCCGATCCTCTCCGACATCCCGGTCATCAGCACGATGTTCAGCGGCTACAACGGGCTGGTCTACCTCGCGTTCCTGCTCGCGATCGTCTACGGACTGCTCTTCAAGTTCCGCTCGGGCCGGCACCTGCTCGCCGTCGGCGAGTCGCCCGCGGCCGCCCTGAGCGCGGGCGTCTCGGTGACGAAGGTGCAGACCTGGAGCCTCGTCGGCGCGGGCGCGATCGCGGCGCTCGGCGGCGCGTTCCTGACGGTCGGCGAGCTCGGCCTGTTCGCCCGCGACATGACCGAAGGGGCGGGCTGGATCGCGATCACGGCCGCTCTGCTCGCCATGAATCGACCGATCTTCATCGTTCCTGCGGCTCTCCTCTTCGGATTCTCGGATGCGGTCGCCATCCGCCTGCAGAGCACGACCGACCTGCCCAACGCCGTGGTCCAAGGCATCCCGATGATCGCCACGCTCGCGGTGCTCGGCATCGTCGGCTACCGCGGGGTGCGTCGCGCGCAGAGCTACCGTGCCTCGCGCACCACCCGAAAGCTCCGCGTCAAGACGGCGTGA
- a CDS encoding BMP family ABC transporter substrate-binding protein, which produces MKHSRKIVTIAAGAAALALTLTACSGSSSGGATTDSGSGDYLATLVGGVAGDLSYTDSAISGLQLAADELGVKTNHIEAPDPAQGETLLRSAIQTSPDLLLSITLPLDTVISIAEQYPDQLIGMPDQSNEDKDIPDNLELYAINTHEGSFLAGLVAGTMSTSKKVGQVVGGDSPALNQFAYAYEQGVKAACDDCTVQTSYLNFVFDDPALGKATALDMISDGVDVIYQVAGGTGTGVIEAAEEQGVYAIGVDSNQDDVAPGTVITSMMKHVDASVLEMIKAAQAGEFTSGVKLVGLSEGATGLSWDEGSTTFADAHPELADQIAAAEAIVAEYRATILDGSYEVCDALNAPDSEACASIS; this is translated from the coding sequence ATGAAGCACAGCAGAAAAATCGTCACGATCGCGGCAGGCGCCGCGGCACTCGCCCTCACCCTGACCGCGTGCAGCGGATCGTCCTCCGGCGGAGCCACGACCGACAGCGGATCGGGCGACTACCTCGCCACCCTCGTCGGCGGCGTCGCGGGAGACCTCTCGTACACCGACTCGGCGATCTCCGGCCTGCAGCTGGCGGCCGACGAGCTCGGCGTGAAGACGAACCACATCGAAGCCCCGGATCCCGCACAGGGCGAGACGCTGCTGCGCTCGGCGATCCAGACCTCCCCCGACCTGCTGCTGAGCATCACGCTGCCGCTCGACACGGTCATCTCCATCGCCGAGCAGTACCCCGACCAGCTGATCGGCATGCCCGACCAGTCGAACGAGGACAAGGACATCCCCGACAACCTCGAGCTCTACGCCATCAACACCCACGAGGGCAGCTTCCTCGCGGGTCTCGTTGCCGGCACGATGTCGACCTCGAAGAAGGTCGGTCAGGTCGTCGGCGGCGACTCGCCCGCGCTGAACCAGTTCGCTTACGCCTACGAGCAGGGCGTCAAGGCCGCGTGCGACGACTGCACCGTACAGACGAGCTACCTCAACTTCGTGTTCGACGACCCGGCGCTCGGCAAGGCGACCGCGCTCGACATGATCAGCGACGGCGTCGACGTCATCTACCAGGTCGCGGGCGGCACCGGCACCGGCGTCATCGAGGCCGCGGAAGAGCAGGGCGTCTACGCGATCGGCGTCGACAGCAACCAGGATGACGTCGCCCCCGGCACCGTCATCACGTCGATGATGAAGCACGTCGATGCGAGCGTGCTCGAGATGATCAAGGCCGCGCAGGCGGGCGAGTTCACCTCCGGCGTCAAGCTCGTGGGCCTCTCCGAGGGCGCGACCGGACTGTCGTGGGACGAGGGTTCCACCACCTTCGCCGACGCGCACCCCGAGCTGGCCGACCAGATCGCCGCGGCCGAAGCGATCGTCGCGGAGTACCGTGCGACGATCCTCGACGGTTCGTACGAGGTCTGCGACGCACTGAACGCGCCCGACTCCGAGGCGTGCGCCTCGATCAGCTGA